The Eptesicus fuscus isolate TK198812 chromosome 17, DD_ASM_mEF_20220401, whole genome shotgun sequence genome has a window encoding:
- the BBIP1 gene encoding BBSome-interacting protein 1 codes for MAEVKSMFREVLPKQGQLSVEDITTMVLCKPKLLPLKSLTMEKLEKMQQAAQETIRQQEMAEKDQKQMTH; via the exons ATGGCAGAAGTGAAGTCCATGTTCCGGGAAGTTCTTCCAAAACAAG gGCAGTTGTCTGTGGAAGATATAACCACAATGGTGCTGTGTAAACCCAAACTTTTACCCTTAAAATCTCTGACTATGGAAAAACTGGAGAAAATGCAGCAAGCAGCACAAGAAACAATTCGCCAACAAGAAATGGCAGAAAAGGACCAAAAGCAAATGACTCACTGA